AGTGAATGAACATAGAAGTTGTTTCATTGTAAAACGAAACCTTTTCTTTTCCTACTTTATCTTGCAATTCCGGTACTATACTGCGTGTATCTACAATTACTTTTTCAATTGTTTCAATCGGATTTTCTTTAAATACACGATCTAAAAAGGTTGCTGGACGATGGAGTAATAACGGTGCCTTTCCATGCTCTTCTTTTCTTTTTAATTCTTTATACAGATCTTGAAAATGTTGCATTTCAATCTGCACTTCATCAATTGCACCTTTGTCACAAGCTGAACGGAAAATATAGCCTCCGGTTCCCTCTACTTGAATTTCAAGCAATTGTTGCCGTTTTTTATTATTTTTTATTTTCCGGGAAACAGCGCGCATTTCATCATAAGGCATATAAACGACATATTTCCCGGTAAATTCTACATTCGCTGTTAATTTTGGCCCTTTTGTATCAATCGCTTCTTTTACCACTTGCACGAGCAATGCTTGTCCTTCGTGCACTCGATATGATGATGGAACATCGTCATATGAAAGATAGGCATGTTTTTCTAAACCGATATTTACAAACGCTGCATTCATCCCAGCAATCGTTCGTACGACACGTCCCACATAAATATGCCCAACAATCTCTTGCTCTTGATTTCGTTGCCATAAAAGCTCAACAATCTTTTGTTTTTCTTCTACAGCAACCCGTTTTTCCGAACCAGTATAGTTGATGTATAACGTCTTCAAAATACTTTCCTCACTTTTTCATTTTCTTTTCCTCTTACAATATAAAAGGTTAGTGTCCTCGTCAACACTAACCGATTAACTCTTCCACAGATGAAGTAGTTCGTTTTTCGGTAAAATAAGCATAAAGCAATTCGTTTTCGTCTAATGTATAATGCTCTTTATATTTACCATGAACGATAATCGAGTGCTTATACCCTCTCCGAAACTTTGTGAAAATCGTGTATAATCGATCCTCAGTTCGCACTTCAATTGGAGCAATCTTTTCAATATCTCGCTTGTTTCCATAATAACGTTCTAGTAAAAAACGCATAAACGCATAGCGCCGTTGCTTCCATTCTTGATATAAAGAAATAGCTAAAAACAGAAGCAGCACCCACATCATAATACTATTACTATTCCAAAACAGTTGCCAACCTAATATTACACTAAAAAAAACACATGATATTTTCATCATTTTCTCATGCGCTTGTAAATAAGGAAATTGATGTGATAAAACATTAAACAATACTTTTCCACCATCTAGTGGCCAAATTGGTAGTAAATTAAACCCTAGAATCATTAAATTGTTCCATACAAAGAAATGATAAAGTTCCTCACTAAACCATCCTGCCCTAGCCAAAGCATAAGCTAGCCCAATCATCCATACATGTTGAATAGGTCCTGCTATTACAACGATTAATTCTTCCTTTAACGGCTTATTCCCATGTTCCTCAAGCTCTGCCACCCCGCCAAACGGCAAAAGTTGTATTTGCTTGATTCTCCATTTATAATGAGCAGCTGCGAAGGCGTGCCCAAGCTCATGAATCAAAACGATACAAAATAAAAGTAGTAATTCTTTAAAACGCGCCGTAAAAATCCCAATAGCTATAATTCCCCAAAACAGTGGATGCACTGTAATTTTTGACAATACTTCACTATATTTATTCAAATGAAATCACCTGAATCGGATCGATAAATTTTTCATTCTTTTTAATTGCAAAATAGAACTTGCCATTCTTGTTATCCGCATTGGTCCCAACTGTTCCAACCTTTTGTTTCTTTTCAACATAATCATATAATTTTACAGATGCCTCACCTAAATTTCCATACCATGATTCCGTACCATCTGCATGCTGGATCTCAACTATATTCCCAAACCCCTCTTTCTTACCAGCGAAAATAACAACCCCTTCATTTACCGATTCAACAGTTGTATTCGCGGCTGTTTGTACAAATACACCTTGGCCATCTTTTTGAAAACTTTGCATAACTTTCCCTGAAGCCGGAACTGCATAATCTTTTTGCTGTATGCCTTGTTTCTTTTCATTTGCAGGTAGAAAAGCGAGCGGTTTTCCAAATTGATTTTCGTACCACTTGGATACAGTAGCAAACTGAAATTCCTCTTGCATAACTTGTTTTACAACCGTTCTTGCTCCATCAAAAGAAGCTGGTGCATTTTTAAATAAAATGGCTACCGAGAGAACGAGAATCGCCGCTAATAAAAATTTAAATAAAAATACTTCCTTTCGAAAAAGAGGATGCACCTCTTTTTCACCTTCTTCAATGAACATCGTTTCTCCATCAAAGTTTCCTTCAGAAAAATACTGTTCTTCCTCGAGTCTCTCTTGTTCTTCTTTTCTCTTTGCAATCCGTTTTTTAATCTCTTCTACACGTCTATTCTTCATCCTGTCCCCTTCCTTTTGCCACCTCTTCTTGCAAGAGGCAAGTAAAGTGAAACTATCTTCCCTACTGATTATTTCCCCCGCAAATAGCAGGGAAAATAAAAGTTCTCTATTTTCCAAACTTTATACAGTTTGTACATATGTATGAACCCTAAGAGGAAGATATTCATGAGAATAAAAAAGAAAGCACCTCGCATACATGCGAAGTGCTTTTAACGAATTCCAAAGAAATTTTTCATCTTTGTAAAAACAGATACTTTTTCTTGCCCAAACGCTTGTAAAGGGACAGATTCACCTAGCAAACGTCTTGCAATATTCCGATAAGCTAATGATGCTTTTCCATTCGGCTGC
This sequence is a window from Bacillus pseudomycoides DSM 12442. Protein-coding genes within it:
- a CDS encoding Rne/Rng family ribonuclease, which gives rise to MKTLYINYTGSEKRVAVEEKQKIVELLWQRNQEQEIVGHIYVGRVVRTIAGMNAAFVNIGLEKHAYLSYDDVPSSYRVHEGQALLVQVVKEAIDTKGPKLTANVEFTGKYVVYMPYDEMRAVSRKIKNNKKRQQLLEIQVEGTGGYIFRSACDKGAIDEVQIEMQHFQDLYKELKRKEEHGKAPLLLHRPATFLDRVFKENPIETIEKVIVDTRSIVPELQDKVGKEKVSFYNETTSMFIHYGVEREIEKALQKIVWLSNGSYLIIEQMETMTVIDVNTGKFTGKQNLQDTVLRTNEIAAEEIARQLRLRDIGGMILIDFINMKKEENKEKVRERLISSLQRDRTYTRVLRFTELGILEMTRKRKKHSLRDVLLDDCSACQATGYVMSHESIAYELERELVTYSSSEDEAVLIAASKEVQKIFLQKELQKNIPFQVYFTDEEAEKYAIIRFGTRQEMMLRKNS
- a CDS encoding M50 family metallopeptidase, with the translated sequence MNKYSEVLSKITVHPLFWGIIAIGIFTARFKELLLLFCIVLIHELGHAFAAAHYKWRIKQIQLLPFGGVAELEEHGNKPLKEELIVVIAGPIQHVWMIGLAYALARAGWFSEELYHFFVWNNLMILGFNLLPIWPLDGGKVLFNVLSHQFPYLQAHEKMMKISCVFFSVILGWQLFWNSNSIMMWVLLLFLAISLYQEWKQRRYAFMRFLLERYYGNKRDIEKIAPIEVRTEDRLYTIFTKFRRGYKHSIIVHGKYKEHYTLDENELLYAYFTEKRTTSSVEELIG
- a CDS encoding M23 family metallopeptidase, which translates into the protein MKNRRVEEIKKRIAKRKEEQERLEEEQYFSEGNFDGETMFIEEGEKEVHPLFRKEVFLFKFLLAAILVLSVAILFKNAPASFDGARTVVKQVMQEEFQFATVSKWYENQFGKPLAFLPANEKKQGIQQKDYAVPASGKVMQSFQKDGQGVFVQTAANTTVESVNEGVVIFAGKKEGFGNIVEIQHADGTESWYGNLGEASVKLYDYVEKKQKVGTVGTNADNKNGKFYFAIKKNEKFIDPIQVISFE